A window of the Thermoleophilia bacterium SCSIO 60948 genome harbors these coding sequences:
- a CDS encoding antibiotic biosynthesis monooxygenase, with protein sequence MNTPYAFVARIEAKPDKAEDVAALLAGALPLAEAETGTVDWYAARTSPTTFWIFDTFGSEQDRTAHAEGEIVAALTANAELLAVAPEILPADVLAAK encoded by the coding sequence ATGAACACGCCATACGCATTCGTCGCCCGAATCGAAGCCAAGCCGGACAAGGCCGAGGACGTGGCGGCTCTGCTGGCCGGCGCGCTGCCGCTCGCTGAGGCCGAGACGGGCACCGTCGACTGGTACGCCGCGCGGACGTCGCCGACCACGTTCTGGATCTTCGACACGTTCGGCAGTGAGCAGGACCGCACAGCACACGCCGAGGGCGAGATCGTCGCGGCATTGACGGCCAACGCCGAGTTGCTTGCCGTCGCGCCGGAGATCCTTCCCGCTGACGTACTGGCTGCTAAGTGA